GGTtaagagaaggagaggaacgGGGGTTGAACCGGGTGGAGTGGGGCGATAACATCAGCATTTTCAATAGAGCACAATGACACACCGATCCCAATCTtgccaaaaagaaaaaaaagaaagaaaaaaagaaagaaaaaaaaaaaaagaaaaaagaaaaggaagtgACAACGTCGACCTGAGAAATTCGCCAAACATATCCAGCTTGGATGTTTCAGAAGGGATACAAATATTAAACGCATTCGGTGCTGGTTCAGGAAAAAGCTCATCATGGTTTCAATCGCTCGGAACCGTGTTCAGCATCTACCCGCAAACTGTCTATCTCAAAggtctttcctcttctcctttttgaGATCTGATCTGAACCCCATGCCGATAGCAGAAAGCCGATAAATGAAGCAATTAAGATGAACAAACTCGTAGCAAAGCAAGCGTGACGGCTCAAGTCCTAAACGTCATGGAAGTTGTTAGACCACGGCGTAGGAGGACAGGGGGAAATTAAAAATGCAACGCTTGTATGGGAAAAGGTAAATGTGATCAATCAATGAATCTAACGAGATGCGGAAAAAAAAGCGACGGATATCGCGCCGTGATCGTGATCGTAATCCTTGTTTGGTTCTAGGAGGctgttccttctttttttgtgaTAAACTTTTTTCCAATCTTTCCGTCTTTCTGATCTCTGTCCCTTCCTATTATCTAACCCCTGTCCCCTCCCTCTAACTCCAAATCTAATCTCATCCGCAACCCTTTCCTCGCGCCCCGCGCCGTCGTTCCTACGAGTATGCGCTTTGCTTCAAGACACGCTCACAAAATCAAACactgctgcttcttcttcttcttctcccttgcATCCCTTGCCGATGGACTGAGTACCGCACGGATCGCTTCGTCAAACACATTTTTCAGGCCTTTTTGTCTGTTTTTATTTCCAACAAAAACCCATATTAGCcgaagcaagaagagatggagaaggaagtgggaAAAACGTACGTCCGACTAGAAGCCTCCAGATACCTAACAGCCCCAATCTCCCTTGCGCATCGGACACCCATCTCAAAACTAATCGGTTGGAAACGACGTTCTTTCAGACGAGAGATGGTAACGGGGTCGTCCCGGAGGTCGAGTTTGGTGCcgatgagaaggatgggggTGGTAGGGGCGTGGTGGCGGATTTCAGGGATCCACTGCGGTCAAGGGTGAGCGTTAACCGTGAGCAGAgcgggggagggggaggggagagggaaggaaagactTACTTTCTATTATGTAAAATGTTGTTGACCAGAGAGCAAATCGAAAATGCGAGAGGTCGACAAAGCGGGG
This genomic window from Cryptococcus deuterogattii R265 chromosome 12, complete sequence contains:
- a CDS encoding rho family protein — encoded protein: MAMQSIKCVVVGDGAVGKTCLLISYTTNSFPGEYVPTVFDNYSASVLVDGRPVSLGLWDTAGQEDYDRLRPLSYPQTDVFLVCFSIVSPPSFENVKTWIPEIRHHAPTTPILLIGTKLDLRDDPVTISRLKERRFQPISFEMGVRCAREIGAVRYLEASSRTQKGLKNVFDEAIRAVLSPSARDAREKKKKKQQCLIL